TTTTGTATATAACTGAGGTTTCGTTTTgatttcgtttcattttttttcgattttgttgagtttgttttttgtggtgCTTGAACTGTGTTTTTGAGCTGGTCTTGAGCTtaacaaattacaaaatatCTTTCTGATTTAGTCGAAACTGAAGGCCATATCTGAAATACAAGAGTTCAAGATAATACAAAGTTTGTTCGATGTTTTGTTTAGAAGATTCTATAGCTAAGGGTCGGGGGGTTTTGTGGCCTCTGATTTCAAAAATGAGACTAAAACCaagaaaaaaatgacaaaattacacacgcacacatagatagagagagatatagatagagagagagagatagatagatagatagagaaGATACAGTTACGAAtcagaatatatatatcttatacACTGGTAACCAAGAAACGAAGAACGAGCCAGAACTGAAGAACAACACGTACAcgatatatatatggtataaCTTGTAATATTACTTATTTAAATGTAGGtgtagaaatatatatatagagagagagaggaaaACACGtagaaaaatacatattgTAGTTATATATACGATTATATAGCAGGTTGGAGTGGTAGTAGTAACAGTAGATAGCAGTAGCAGATGTCCTCGATACGAGTAAACGAGTATTCATAGTAATCATACGAGTATTCATATTCATATCTATGTTTATGGCATCCAGAATGTTTGCATTCGCTCCAACGTACCACGGAAAAGATATATATCCGGTCCATTAGTCTTCCATATTTTTTACTCATAGAtcggtttgccaaaaattcgCATATACAACTTGGAAAAAGATCATCTCTCTCATTGccacaaattaaatttttgctttgaagttttttttgtatcttggGGATTTATTTGGTTCTTCAGATGGTTCTGGTTCGCGGTtcaagttgttgttgttgttcttgttgatgttgttgttgttgttctagATGTGGTTGTAGTTGTTGGTGTATTCATTGGCTTAGAGCAGCCTGCTCTTTTTGCCATCTCGCGGTTTGCCAATCATTGTTGTATATTCATCTATTTACACAAGATTTTTGGGGTTTGGATTGGATCGTTTatcaataaaatcaaaattatattaaacaaaCGTATTTGGAGCAAAagttttcataaaataataatttttcagAATTAAAGTTTGAAGTAGgtacataaatataataaagagTCTCGTATCTGGGTATCATAGTATCATTAAAGAAAGggtacattaaaaaatatatatatttgtacgATACAtattcttgtattttttctgaCTCAATAGTGGAAGAAATGTCCTAAACAAATCGAAAAGGGATAATGACTTGAATGtacaaaaatgttttcaatgagCTGATAAGAGAACTAAACTTTTTGATAATGATATGATTTTTTTAGTGGATTTTTTCAAATGGgtattattaaaagaattgtTAAGAAATTGTGAAGAAAATGGCCTCTTAGAATATTAACTTGAAAATATGAATTTACATTTcaggaaatatttaaaattaataaaatggtAATCCCATCATCCACATTTTTGAAACCTTTCCAATGAGTTGCGTTAAATGAAAGCTAAGCTCGAATGGATGAGGAGACTGAAATGTTGGTAAAGAAGCCTTGAATACATGGTAATTACATAGAGTACATATATACACGTACACGACGAATGATATCTTATATAATGAGTATCTATATAGCAATGCCAAAGGGGGAAGCGCACCCAAGATCAAGAATTGAGGTTTTCGGGCCAAAGAATCACAATGTCCTTGGTAGTATTTTGGTAGCAACCGTATTATTTCATTATTCTGAACTTTACTGATAGACGGCACAAAGGATAATTGACGACTATTTATGTTACTAGGTagtgttttaattttgtacttatttttgtttgcaagGTTAATTCAAATAACTCGATTATATCGAAATTAGGGTGCAGCTGTGCGAGCTTCGAAAGACAGGTTAAGAACTTTGGCTTGATTTTAGCTTGCTTACTCGTTtctctaatttatttaaattagcttatgtttttttttggcggtgCCTTTTGGAAGCGCTGTTCgaaatttttttggttttctatAAATACTTAGCTTATAATGCTTGCATATTGCTTGGATTGTGGGAGTTCGGTGTTGTGGTGTTATCCTGTTCTGAGGACACGCAAAGACTCACCTGACTTGGGGCTGACCAGGTCCTTCGTTTTATTGTTCATGCGACGTGGTCCAGTGCCGCCGGAGCCCATGGGACCGGAATGTGGACCAGAGCCCGGGGTGCCACAGCCACTGACACCGCCAGGGGCACCTGAAAAGGATACACACATGATTATGTTACTCATTGGGAATATATTGCTTTTATTGAGTGGATTTGTAAACACTTGAGATATTAGCCTTtcttttcataatttatctaCAAAAGCCTATCAATCAGTCTTTGTTTGTCATTAATTTGCTTGTTTTCTTCACATAAAGTTCAATCGATCAATCATTAAATAAAGATGTGATTTattgcaaaaacaaacagccttgtatatttttagaaatatttaagtCTTGAGGTTGCTTAGAGAGGAATAACAATCTCAGATAAAGGTATGTAGACAGACTTCACATAAAATGATGCTTATTATCCATAATCCTTTCAGAGGACTCACCTGGCAATCGCGGCGGTCGCGGCTGTTCGACGGGAAGCACTCGTCTCCGCTTCTTTGGCAGTTTGGCGCGGGCCTGCGTGTGCGAGTAGTACATGGCGAAGTTGCTGACGATGACGGGCACTGGCAGTGCGATGGTTAGTACACCGGCGAGGGCACATAGTGCGCCCACAAACATTCCTATATAGGTTTTGGGGGCCATGTCTCCGTAGCCGACGGTGGTCATGGTGACCAGGGCCCACCAGAGACCGAGGGGGATGCTGTTGAAGTCGTTGTGCGGATTCGGTTGGATGCGCTCCGCATAGTAGACGAGACTGGCGAAGATGACGATGCCCAGGACGAGGAAGAACACCAGCAGGGTCAGCTCCTTGGCCGAGGCCCGGAACGTCTGGATGAGGATCTTCAAGCCGGACGAGTGGCGCGTCAGCTTAAAGAGTCGCATAATCCGGATAATCGAGAAGAACTCGAGGATGTCAGCGTTCTCCAAATGCGATGCGAATCGCTGAAGCACTAGATCAATATAAAAACTAAGCGTCGCTATATAATCTATGATGTTAACAGATGACTTGATGAATTCGCACTTGTTCGGCGATGAGATAAAGCGTACCTATAaatagtttaatatttttataaaaatttaagtcTTCTATTTAAAGTTAATTTCTTACCAATATCTCAAAGGTAAACCAGGCATTGCAAACGCATTCAATATAGAAGAAGGCTATGTGCGCATTGGTCTGTGTCTTGTCCAGAAACCATCCGGCAGTTCCGTTCGCAGTTCGCACTGTCACGTTCCGGACAATGGGCACCCTCATATCCGGATGGGTCTTCAGGCAGAACGACAGGATCGAGATGCAGATGAAGAACACCGAAACCACGCCAATAgtctgaaattcaaaatggaaTATGTAGTCAGACCTCGAagataaaaatacatttttacatttatagCCTTCCCTGTCGACACAGTTTACAATTTGATTAATGTTTTAATTGCGAAAAGTATGATTAATTCGTTTATCTAATTGCATTCGAATCAAGAAACAAGACTAGCAATTCTCATTAAAAGTATATGctagttttattattttgtcatgTAGACTGGAtattcgaaaatttaattatagttATTGCACAAATGAATTCGATGAttcaatgaaaataaaaatagattgTTTGCATCTCCAAAACCataaattttctattttaaaattgtctATAGATACTGCCTCTACAAATAAGTTACCTTGGCTGCATTTGAACTATAGGGCTCATCGAACAAGGA
This region of Drosophila bipectinata strain 14024-0381.07 chromosome 2L, DbipHiC1v2, whole genome shotgun sequence genomic DNA includes:
- the Shaw gene encoding potassium voltage-gated channel protein Shaw isoform X3, producing MNLINMDSENRVVLNVGGIRHETYKATLKKIPATRLSRLTEALANYDPILNEYFFDRHPGVFAQVLNYYRTGKLHYPTDVCGPLFEEELEFWGLDSNQVEPCCWMTYTQHRDTQETLAVLDRLDLDTEKPSEEELARKFGFEEDYYKGTISWWQEMKPRIWSLFDEPYSSNAAKTIGVVSVFFICISILSFCLKTHPDMRVPIVRNVTVRTANGTAGWFLDKTQTNAHIAFFYIECVCNAWFTFEILVRFISSPNKCEFIKSSVNIIDYIATLSFYIDLVLQRFASHLENADILEFFSIIRIMRLFKLTRHSSGLKILIQTFRASAKELTLLVFFLVLGIVIFASLVYYAERIQPNPHNDFNSIPLGLWWALVTMTTVGYGDMAPKTYIGMFVGALCALAGVLTIALPVPVIVSNFAMYYSHTQARAKLPKKRRRVLPVEQPRPPRLPGAPGGVSGCGTPGSGPHSGPMGSGGTGPRRMNNKTKDLVSPKSVAQLFTGPLGASIVAMSPRTMLDLNPALAMGKPNFQPRFPTPLAATPPVVSSGMGVTSGDTAPTAAPPVIPVPSIAVSTLGKDSGISTTTTTATTNSGNLETSKKAFL
- the Shaw gene encoding potassium voltage-gated channel protein Shaw isoform X2, which encodes MTYIPKKVQHYAHAAMNLINMDSENRVVLNVGGIRHETYKATLKKIPATRLSRLTEALANYDPILNEYFFDRHPGVFAQVLNYYRTGKLHYPTDVCGPLFEEELEFWGLDSNQVEPCCWMTYTQHRDTQETLAVLDRLDLDTEKPSEEELARKFGFEEDYYKGTISWWQEMKPRIWSLFDEPYSSNAAKTIGVVSVFFICISILSFCLKTHPDMRVPIVRNVTVRTANGTAGWFLDKTQTNAHIAFFYIECVCNAWFTFEILVRFISSPNKCEFIKSSVNIIDYIATLSFYIDLVLQRFASHLENADILEFFSIIRIMRLFKLTRHSSGLKILIQTFRASAKELTLLVFFLVLGIVIFASLVYYAERIQPNPHNDFNSIPLGLWWALVTMTTVGYGDMAPKTYIGMFVGALCALAGVLTIALPVPVIVSNFAMYYSHTQARAKLPKKRRRVLPVEQPRPPRLPGAPGGVSGCGTPGSGPHSGPMGSGGTGPRRMNNKTKDLVSPKSGPLGASIVAMSPRTMLDLNPALAMGKPNFQPRFPTPLAATPPVVSSGMGVTSGDTAPTAAPPVIPVPSIAVSTLGKDSGISTTTTTATTNSGNLETSKKAFL
- the Shaw gene encoding potassium voltage-gated channel protein Shaw isoform X1; the protein is MTYIPKKVQHYAHAAMNLINMDSENRVVLNVGGIRHETYKATLKKIPATRLSRLTEALANYDPILNEYFFDRHPGVFAQVLNYYRTGKLHYPTDVCGPLFEEELEFWGLDSNQVEPCCWMTYTQHRDTQETLAVLDRLDLDTEKPSEEELARKFGFEEDYYKGTISWWQEMKPRIWSLFDEPYSSNAAKTIGVVSVFFICISILSFCLKTHPDMRVPIVRNVTVRTANGTAGWFLDKTQTNAHIAFFYIECVCNAWFTFEILVRFISSPNKCEFIKSSVNIIDYIATLSFYIDLVLQRFASHLENADILEFFSIIRIMRLFKLTRHSSGLKILIQTFRASAKELTLLVFFLVLGIVIFASLVYYAERIQPNPHNDFNSIPLGLWWALVTMTTVGYGDMAPKTYIGMFVGALCALAGVLTIALPVPVIVSNFAMYYSHTQARAKLPKKRRRVLPVEQPRPPRLPGAPGGVSGCGTPGSGPHSGPMGSGGTGPRRMNNKTKDLVSPKSVAQLFTGPLGASIVAMSPRTMLDLNPALAMGKPNFQPRFPTPLAATPPVVSSGMGVTSGDTAPTAAPPVIPVPSIAVSTLGKDSGISTTTTTATTNSGNLETSKKAFL